One stretch of Shewanella sp. Arc9-LZ DNA includes these proteins:
- the serB gene encoding phosphoserine phosphatase SerB produces MLEQRDNVLLNFLFSDTCETYQHLGCVLYRYQESDYLRNLQSHLPYRCRVIFSAQCSTEIEAWLSSISSDTHIARLDRQNDLFGFELSAQTANDGWVASFPQNIPAEIVLIQQPLARLNQPGLLVMDMDSTAIQIECIDELAAMAGVGEEVAAVTASAMRGELDFEQSLRQRVSKLAGADASIIQQLCDTLPLMPGLEVMLAELKTHQWKLVVASGGFTPFVGHLKTLLNLDAAFANELVIVDGKLSGEVTGEVVDAQYKANVISQCAEQWGIPSGQRVAIGDGANDIPMIQAADLGVAFHAKPKLIAAADASIQNVDLRALVFCLQL; encoded by the coding sequence ATGCTTGAACAACGTGATAATGTTTTACTAAATTTTTTATTTTCAGATACTTGTGAGACATATCAACATTTAGGCTGTGTGTTATATCGTTATCAAGAGTCAGATTATTTACGTAACTTACAATCTCACTTACCGTATCGTTGTCGAGTTATTTTTAGTGCGCAATGCTCAACAGAGATAGAAGCCTGGTTATCTTCAATATCAAGTGATACTCATATCGCAAGGCTTGACAGGCAAAACGATTTATTTGGTTTTGAACTGTCGGCTCAAACTGCTAATGATGGGTGGGTCGCGTCATTTCCTCAAAATATACCCGCAGAAATTGTACTCATTCAACAGCCATTAGCACGGTTAAACCAACCCGGTTTATTAGTGATGGATATGGATTCTACTGCCATTCAAATTGAATGTATCGACGAACTCGCCGCTATGGCTGGCGTGGGTGAGGAGGTCGCAGCAGTTACGGCAAGTGCTATGCGTGGTGAATTGGATTTTGAACAGTCTTTAAGACAACGAGTCAGTAAACTTGCTGGTGCTGATGCCTCTATTATTCAGCAGTTGTGCGATACCTTGCCTTTAATGCCTGGTCTTGAAGTGATGTTAGCCGAGTTAAAAACGCATCAATGGAAACTGGTTGTCGCTTCTGGTGGATTCACACCATTTGTGGGCCATTTAAAAACATTACTTAATCTTGATGCGGCGTTTGCCAATGAGCTGGTTATTGTTGATGGTAAGCTAAGTGGCGAAGTGACAGGTGAAGTAGTAGATGCTCAATACAAAGCTAATGTGATTAGTCAATGTGCTGAACAGTGGGGCATTCCATCAGGTCAGCGAGTGGCAATTGGTGACGGCGCTAATGATATTCCGATGATCCAAGCTGCAGATTTAGGTGTGGCATTTCATGCTAAACCTAAATTAATTGCTGCTGCTGATGCATCGATACAAAATGTCGATTTACGAGCATTAGTGTTTTGCCTACAACTATAA
- the deoD gene encoding purine-nucleoside phosphorylase, translating into MATPHINAVEGAFAETVLFPGDPLRAKYIAETFLENVEQVTDVRNMLGFTGTYKGKRISVMGSGMGIPSCSIYAHELIKDYGVKNLIRVGTCGAISTDVKVRDVIIGMGACTDSKVNRLRFKDNDFAAIADYSLLSAVVDSAKAHGTKIRVGNVFSADLFYTPDPQMFDVMEKMGILGVEMEAAGLYGVAHELGAKALCVVTVSDHIRTGEKTTSDERQTTFSDMIIMTLDAALTL; encoded by the coding sequence ATGGCTACACCACATATTAATGCTGTTGAAGGTGCTTTTGCTGAAACGGTACTTTTTCCAGGCGATCCGTTACGTGCAAAATATATTGCTGAGACATTTTTAGAAAATGTTGAGCAAGTGACTGATGTACGTAACATGCTAGGTTTTACCGGTACATATAAAGGTAAGCGTATTTCTGTTATGGGTTCAGGTATGGGTATCCCATCTTGTTCAATCTATGCACACGAACTTATCAAAGACTACGGTGTTAAGAACTTAATCCGTGTTGGTACTTGTGGCGCAATCAGCACTGACGTAAAAGTACGTGATGTGATTATCGGTATGGGTGCATGTACTGATTCTAAAGTGAACCGTTTACGTTTTAAAGATAACGATTTTGCTGCAATTGCAGACTACAGCTTGCTAAGTGCTGTTGTTGATTCAGCGAAAGCGCACGGCACTAAAATCCGTGTAGGTAACGTTTTCTCTGCCGACCTATTTTATACTCCAGATCCTCAAATGTTTGATGTTATGGAAAAAATGGGTATTCTTGGCGTCGAAATGGAAGCAGCTGGTTTATACGGTGTAGCACATGAATTAGGCGCCAAAGCGTTATGTGTTGTAACGGTATCAGACCACATTCGTACCGGTGAGAAGACGACCTCTGATGAGCGTCAAACAACATTCAGCGACATGATCATCATGACTTTAGATGCAGCGTTAACACTGTAA
- the radA gene encoding DNA repair protein RadA yields MAKAPKMAFVCDDCGLDYPRWQGQCRCGAWNSLVEMKLSASKSSTSRSSVLGYAGAVGGGSKKLSEVESQDAEKRLTEIGELDRVLSGGLTTGSVNIISGDPGAGKTTLLSDLVARMSQSMASLYCTAEESLSQFKNRVNRLKLNYNEDNLFLLSETSVEAIIEELEAKQIKFAVIDSIQAVVTDAANGSPGSPSQVKTAAQAFTQYCKKNNVTMFIIAHVNKNNEIAGPQTLVHIVDSLLHIDTNDGQIRTLRANKNRFGDVDTVGIFRMSERGMISVDNPSEIFLSGSTTESPGSTITCIRKGNRNLLLEIQCLTTETESEFPQRVCVGLNMNRIKMLTGILRKHTKTKIFHDTFFNIVGGLKIDESETCIDLALVTALLSSLNDFVVPRTTCIMGELSLNGDVRPIDSGVPRVKEAAQHGFTEIFIPFRNYHKTMEGLGAKIIPVKTIHELLELIN; encoded by the coding sequence ATGGCGAAAGCTCCAAAAATGGCATTTGTTTGTGACGATTGTGGCCTGGATTATCCGCGTTGGCAGGGACAGTGTCGTTGTGGTGCGTGGAATTCTTTGGTGGAAATGAAACTGTCGGCCTCAAAGAGTTCAACTTCACGTTCATCGGTATTGGGATACGCTGGTGCTGTGGGGGGGGGCTCTAAAAAACTCAGTGAAGTTGAATCACAAGATGCCGAAAAAAGACTGACTGAAATCGGTGAATTAGATAGAGTGCTCAGTGGTGGTTTAACGACGGGATCGGTGAATATTATTTCCGGTGACCCAGGAGCTGGTAAAACAACATTACTGTCTGATTTGGTCGCTCGGATGTCACAATCTATGGCTTCACTGTACTGTACTGCAGAAGAATCATTATCTCAGTTCAAAAACCGTGTTAATCGTTTAAAGCTTAATTATAACGAAGATAACTTGTTTCTGCTGTCTGAAACCAGTGTAGAAGCCATTATTGAAGAATTAGAAGCCAAGCAAATCAAGTTTGCTGTCATTGACTCTATTCAAGCGGTTGTCACTGATGCGGCCAATGGCAGTCCGGGGTCGCCTTCACAAGTTAAAACGGCGGCTCAAGCATTTACTCAATATTGTAAAAAAAATAATGTCACCATGTTCATTATTGCTCACGTAAATAAAAATAACGAAATAGCAGGCCCGCAAACCTTGGTTCATATCGTAGATTCATTGCTACATATCGACACCAACGACGGGCAAATTCGTACCTTGCGCGCCAATAAAAACCGTTTTGGTGATGTTGATACCGTGGGGATATTCCGCATGAGTGAACGCGGTATGATCAGTGTTGATAACCCAAGTGAAATATTTTTATCGGGTTCAACCACCGAATCGCCGGGCTCGACCATCACTTGTATTCGTAAAGGTAACCGTAATTTACTATTGGAAATACAATGTTTAACCACCGAGACTGAATCTGAGTTTCCACAACGAGTGTGTGTGGGCTTAAACATGAATCGGATTAAAATGTTAACCGGTATTTTACGTAAGCATACTAAAACCAAAATTTTTCATGATACATTTTTTAATATAGTGGGCGGTTTAAAAATTGATGAGTCAGAAACCTGCATCGATCTAGCGCTTGTTACGGCATTACTGAGCAGTTTAAATGACTTTGTCGTGCCAAGAACCACTTGTATTATGGGCGAGTTGAGTTTGAATGGCGATGTGCGCCCAATTGATAGTGGTGTGCCGAGAGTCAAAGAAGCTGCACAACATGGTTTTACAGAGATTTTTATCCCATTTCGTAATTATCACAAAACCATGGAAGGGCTTGGGGCAAAAATTATTCCAGTGAAAACTATCCATGAGCTGCTTGAGTTAATTAATTAA
- a CDS encoding peptidase U32 family protein — translation MELLCPAGNLASLKAALNAGADAVYLGLKDDTNARSFAGLNFSAVQLAQATKLAQSQGRKVFLTLNTFPKPGEEQRWYQAVDLAAQLEMDALIVADLSLLDYAHQHYPHLPLHLSVQASATNLGALSFYQQAFNIERAVLPRVLSIKQVRDLAKVSPVELEVFAFGSLCIMAEGRCHLSSYVTGQSPNTGGSCSPANHVRWQDSGSDKLTRLNNVLIDKADANQQLGYPVVCKGRYVAEYDHDAKYLLESPTSLNTLSLLPELAQAGIKSLKIEGRQRSPAYVSQVTHVWRSAIDTYLANPESFCEQPQWSQALAKVSEGQITTLGAYERQWQ, via the coding sequence ATGGAACTCTTATGCCCTGCAGGTAATTTAGCGTCGCTCAAAGCCGCTCTGAACGCTGGCGCTGATGCGGTTTACCTCGGACTAAAAGATGACACTAATGCGCGCTCGTTTGCAGGTCTAAACTTTTCTGCAGTACAACTGGCACAAGCGACAAAACTGGCCCAAAGCCAAGGGCGAAAGGTATTTTTAACCCTAAACACTTTTCCGAAACCCGGCGAAGAACAGCGCTGGTATCAGGCCGTTGATTTAGCCGCACAATTAGAAATGGATGCCCTCATCGTAGCTGACTTATCATTACTCGATTATGCCCACCAGCATTATCCGCACCTTCCGCTACATTTATCGGTACAAGCCAGCGCCACAAACTTAGGGGCTCTGTCATTTTATCAACAAGCTTTTAATATCGAACGAGCAGTATTGCCACGAGTGTTGTCGATTAAACAGGTTAGAGATTTAGCTAAAGTGAGCCCTGTTGAGCTTGAAGTATTTGCTTTTGGTAGTTTATGTATCATGGCTGAAGGACGCTGCCATTTATCATCATATGTAACAGGACAATCACCTAATACCGGCGGCTCATGTTCCCCGGCTAATCATGTGCGCTGGCAAGATTCTGGCAGCGATAAATTGACCCGACTCAATAATGTATTAATCGATAAAGCTGATGCGAACCAACAACTGGGTTATCCAGTGGTCTGTAAAGGCCGTTATGTTGCTGAGTACGATCATGATGCAAAGTATTTACTGGAGTCACCTACCAGTTTAAACACCTTAAGCTTGTTACCCGAGCTCGCCCAAGCGGGAATTAAATCACTTAAAATAGAAGGACGTCAGCGAAGCCCTGCTTACGTCAGCCAAGTCACCCACGTTTGGCGTAGCGCTATCGACACTTATTTAGCCAACCCCGAGTCTTTTTGCGAGCAACCACAATGGTCGCAAGCGTTAGCAAAAGTATCCGAAGGACAAATCACTACATTGGGCGCTTATGAGCGTCAATGGCAATAA
- a CDS encoding YjiH family protein, whose amino-acid sequence MTHKKHNIKTILTFIIPSLIGLLLFMTPINVEGSITIPIAIISKALQSQMGSSIQLIVTCIVVLMALASLLTQLINPKFVRKSTFLRTLLKVNLFWLAVRILGAIFIVMVYLQVGPEAIISSATGGLVLNDLVPVLFSVFIFAGMLLPLLLNFGLLEFFGTLLTKVMRPIFNLPGRSAIDCMASWLGDGSVGILMTTKQYETRFYTAREAAVIGTTFSAVSITFSLVVISQVKLEHLFVPFYLTVCLAGFVAAIIVPKLPPLSWKKDLYIDNTPRHEDDETIPANHGVFSWGFDQAMQRASSAGGIKHVLTEGIKNVVDMIFGVIPVVMAIGTVALVLAEHTPIFNYLGMPFIPLLELLHIPEATEASKTIVVGFADMFIPSILASSIESDLTRFVIAALSVTQLIYMSEVGALLIGSKIPVNFFELFVIFILRTLVTLPIIALMGHLLI is encoded by the coding sequence GTGACACATAAAAAACATAACATTAAAACAATTCTCACCTTTATTATTCCGTCACTGATTGGCTTGTTACTGTTTATGACGCCTATCAATGTCGAAGGTTCGATTACCATTCCGATTGCAATCATCTCAAAAGCGTTGCAAAGCCAAATGGGCAGTTCGATTCAGCTTATTGTTACCTGCATTGTAGTATTAATGGCATTGGCCTCGTTACTCACACAGCTCATTAATCCTAAATTCGTGCGTAAAAGTACTTTTTTACGCACTTTACTGAAAGTGAATTTATTTTGGTTAGCGGTGCGCATTCTAGGCGCAATTTTTATCGTCATGGTTTATTTGCAAGTGGGTCCCGAAGCGATTATTTCATCGGCCACGGGTGGCTTAGTTCTGAATGATTTAGTACCTGTACTATTTTCAGTATTTATTTTTGCTGGCATGTTATTACCGCTATTGCTCAATTTTGGTTTATTGGAGTTTTTTGGCACATTATTAACCAAAGTAATGCGCCCAATATTCAATTTACCTGGTCGCAGTGCTATTGACTGCATGGCATCTTGGTTAGGCGATGGCAGTGTGGGCATTTTAATGACCACTAAACAATACGAAACCCGTTTCTATACTGCACGCGAAGCTGCTGTTATTGGTACAACCTTTTCTGCCGTGTCGATAACCTTTAGCTTAGTGGTGATATCACAGGTCAAACTTGAGCACTTGTTTGTGCCGTTCTATCTGACAGTGTGCTTAGCTGGTTTTGTTGCTGCAATAATAGTCCCTAAATTACCGCCGCTATCATGGAAGAAAGATCTGTATATTGATAATACCCCTCGCCATGAAGATGACGAAACGATCCCAGCCAATCATGGTGTGTTTTCGTGGGGATTTGATCAAGCAATGCAACGCGCATCTTCTGCAGGCGGCATTAAGCATGTGCTAACTGAAGGGATTAAAAACGTTGTCGATATGATATTCGGGGTTATCCCTGTTGTTATGGCTATTGGTACCGTTGCATTAGTGTTGGCTGAGCATACGCCTATTTTTAATTACTTAGGTATGCCATTTATTCCGCTGTTAGAACTGCTGCATATTCCCGAAGCTACCGAAGCCTCGAAAACGATTGTGGTAGGGTTTGCCGATATGTTTATCCCATCCATTTTGGCCAGCTCTATAGAATCAGATTTGACCCGTTTTGTTATTGCTGCTTTATCGGTTACTCAGCTTATTTATATGAGCGAGGTAGGTGCTCTTTTAATTGGTAGTAAAATACCGGTTAACTTTTTTGAGCTATTCGTTATCTTTATTCTACGAACCTTAGTAACACTACCGATTATTGCATTAATGGGTCATTTACTCATTTAG
- a CDS encoding AhpA/YtjB family protein, with product MIFVKGLKKRQKISRIVQIIVAIALIFGLMYLWQSSLRNGQKLLNSQTKVMARLLAQQAANGAAPAMFLQNDEQLQWLASALAADPKVMSVNIYNSQGVRLAFAQSVSYENLEADSEILKGLLKPYPPLIENVVQDDNNLGYVEVRLNLDIFFDEIKILHEQNMQLQQMMLIVAGFIGLLLSRALSFKRADFDRRKAQAKLRKKPKKSALLASNETQADESEDVKQDPPA from the coding sequence GTGATTTTTGTTAAAGGTCTTAAGAAAAGGCAAAAAATTAGCAGAATTGTGCAAATCATTGTGGCAATAGCACTGATCTTCGGCCTAATGTACTTGTGGCAATCAAGTTTACGTAATGGTCAAAAATTATTAAATTCACAAACAAAAGTGATGGCAAGGCTATTAGCACAGCAAGCCGCTAATGGTGCGGCTCCAGCAATGTTTTTACAAAATGATGAGCAACTGCAATGGTTAGCATCAGCACTTGCTGCTGATCCTAAAGTGATGTCGGTGAATATCTATAATTCACAAGGTGTAAGGCTAGCCTTTGCCCAAAGTGTGTCTTATGAAAACTTAGAAGCCGACTCTGAAATATTAAAAGGCTTATTAAAACCATATCCCCCCCTGATTGAGAACGTTGTTCAAGACGACAACAATTTAGGTTACGTTGAAGTACGTTTAAATCTTGATATATTTTTCGACGAAATAAAAATATTGCATGAACAGAACATGCAATTACAGCAGATGATGTTAATTGTAGCTGGCTTTATTGGTTTACTATTATCACGGGCACTTTCATTTAAACGTGCCGATTTTGACCGCCGAAAAGCCCAAGCTAAATTACGTAAAAAACCTAAAAAATCGGCCTTGCTCGCTTCAAACGAAACGCAAGCAGACGAGTCAGAAGATGTAAAACAAGATCCTCCTGCCTAG
- a CDS encoding U32 family peptidase, which translates to MKISLAPISYCWSKSDVEHFYQQVALSNIDTVYLGETVCSRRRELKFNDYLDLANMLKSHGKHVVLSTMALIEAQSELNELKRAINNGDFSIEANDMAAVHYAHQAKVPFVCGPTINNYNRTSLDLLHQKGMYRFVMPCELSQQWLNTVINQGDKPAFEIEVLGHGYLPLAHSARCFTAKHYQLPKDKCQTICQRHSKGLLAQTQESQPLLRLNGIQTQSAAQVNLINQIPQMIDMGIDYWRISPNKLADITMGSELADVLTQITEEPLNSKSLINKQFNDNKQASIINHHCNGYWLGLPGMDYSLEPNTPAR; encoded by the coding sequence ATGAAAATATCTCTCGCTCCAATTAGTTACTGCTGGTCAAAATCTGACGTTGAGCACTTTTATCAGCAAGTAGCATTGAGTAACATCGATACCGTTTATTTAGGTGAAACCGTATGTAGCCGCCGCCGTGAACTGAAGTTTAACGACTACCTAGATCTCGCCAATATGCTTAAGTCTCATGGCAAACATGTGGTGTTATCAACCATGGCTTTGATAGAAGCGCAATCTGAGCTTAATGAACTGAAACGAGCTATTAATAATGGTGATTTTAGTATCGAAGCGAATGATATGGCTGCAGTACATTATGCGCACCAAGCGAAAGTCCCCTTTGTGTGTGGGCCAACAATCAATAATTACAATCGGACCAGTCTTGATTTATTGCACCAAAAAGGGATGTACCGTTTTGTCATGCCTTGTGAATTATCACAGCAGTGGTTAAACACCGTCATTAATCAAGGCGATAAACCCGCTTTTGAAATAGAGGTGCTCGGTCACGGCTATTTACCCTTGGCACATTCTGCACGCTGTTTTACCGCCAAACATTACCAATTGCCAAAAGATAAGTGTCAAACTATTTGCCAACGCCATAGCAAAGGCTTACTGGCTCAAACTCAAGAGTCACAACCGTTACTCCGCTTAAATGGCATTCAAACTCAATCTGCGGCGCAGGTAAACCTGATTAACCAAATTCCACAAATGATAGACATGGGGATTGATTATTGGCGTATATCCCCCAATAAATTAGCCGATATAACGATGGGTTCAGAACTTGCTGATGTATTAACACAAATAACAGAAGAGCCGCTTAATAGTAAATCGCTAATTAATAAACAGTTTAACGACAATAAACAGGCATCGATTATCAATCATCATTGCAATGGCTATTGGTTAGGGTTACCGGGCATGGACTATTCCCTTGAGCCCAATACTCCAGCGCGTTAA
- a CDS encoding PilZ domain-containing protein — MSLDNHRALIEQLKPLIMEPDFQDVFEQLTVDESNSTRFLLKMELNRISSLCTRIIDLRDKTELPCEEVVIANQRYFLDEPAKEALLQALPLYRNKYTLGVYEHVIKAHKLRRLKLRENVSIEVVDEENPFLVPGVVLGSYFNRCEERMNYSIRIMVSQQGITEVNGATLDLSVGGARIKLPLKHHLDQDKPLRVKLLELSDEFYLDDLKHGVEYQIVDIQNKDDSAIFRLKRLGGGEALDTLLSQLIRGYKFRYKVDVNDVIVTATGLGYERHYLPLLTHLPLFVSIVDGKPLVNYELLGRGNKPIQHYFQDENEISQLPSFINTRRLTQMIKNTDNNEHCYLFSFTHNANGKLHFYSATLAELKATKNIHLFLGFASTKTSWRVFKIVMQPIDHSKNYKTSTLPGDDARYAALTEQQLAQFSHTLQLIDLTNEEARKDYQCWFDQSDVNGLKIFSQAKIKQHSIKKVSMPFSERRHEARFVFKTLVTIQQGDKQATGITHDISSRGLQLTLDKSANFNEPGPVTLSFPRLQAAAGKTNLSNLPYQLIRSRMNGATLHLSAIIGHSPHEGVEFLSKLIAHNKQKLEQLSDNEGQKKELADGMKNLVMRQLPGVPYFIEKTVKAAQMAYIGIGTTTDEISHLFAQDSDKVLQYNLKPLLDNNVLKQHIIDPIKLMKPTHDMAFFEVFMQLTRHPRGTVQIQCKLKSELGNREQQIQFITQSKKVGRFMALRVYIGATEKPDMSYIRRELEYIHIHANHRAKQLEEQLWRVIGSGELLDITTEVEIRFPSLMILA, encoded by the coding sequence ATGAGTTTAGATAACCACAGGGCATTAATCGAACAACTAAAACCACTGATCATGGAACCTGATTTTCAGGACGTATTTGAACAGTTAACTGTTGACGAATCTAATTCAACCCGTTTTCTATTGAAAATGGAGCTAAACCGTATCTCATCTTTATGTACACGAATTATAGATTTACGAGATAAAACGGAACTGCCATGCGAAGAAGTTGTCATCGCTAACCAAAGATATTTTCTAGACGAACCCGCTAAAGAAGCACTGCTACAAGCACTACCATTATACCGCAACAAATATACCTTAGGTGTATACGAGCACGTTATAAAAGCGCATAAACTGCGACGCCTGAAACTCAGAGAAAATGTTTCAATTGAGGTTGTCGACGAGGAAAATCCATTTTTAGTGCCTGGTGTTGTACTTGGCAGCTACTTTAATCGCTGTGAAGAACGAATGAATTATAGCATTCGAATTATGGTTTCTCAGCAAGGCATAACCGAAGTCAATGGCGCAACGCTAGATTTATCTGTCGGCGGCGCTCGCATTAAGTTGCCATTAAAACATCATTTAGACCAAGATAAACCTTTGCGAGTAAAACTACTTGAACTCAGCGATGAATTTTATCTAGATGATCTAAAGCATGGTGTTGAATATCAAATAGTGGATATTCAAAACAAAGATGATAGTGCTATTTTTAGATTGAAAAGATTGGGTGGTGGAGAAGCATTAGACACTTTGTTATCACAGCTTATCCGAGGTTATAAGTTCCGTTATAAAGTCGATGTCAACGACGTCATCGTTACTGCTACCGGATTAGGTTATGAACGTCATTACTTACCACTATTAACGCATCTTCCTTTATTTGTTTCGATTGTCGATGGTAAACCACTCGTAAACTACGAATTATTGGGTAGAGGCAACAAACCAATCCAACATTACTTTCAAGATGAAAATGAAATAAGTCAGTTACCGAGTTTTATTAATACCCGTCGCTTAACCCAAATGATTAAAAACACAGATAATAATGAACATTGTTATTTATTCAGTTTTACACACAATGCTAATGGTAAATTACATTTTTATTCTGCTACCTTAGCAGAGCTTAAAGCAACCAAAAATATACATCTCTTTTTAGGTTTTGCGTCGACAAAAACCAGCTGGCGCGTATTTAAAATTGTAATGCAGCCTATTGATCATAGCAAAAACTATAAAACATCCACCTTACCGGGGGATGATGCACGTTATGCGGCCCTCACTGAGCAACAATTAGCTCAATTTAGTCATACTTTACAACTTATTGATTTAACCAACGAGGAAGCTCGTAAAGACTATCAATGCTGGTTTGATCAATCTGATGTGAATGGCTTAAAGATTTTCTCTCAAGCAAAAATAAAACAACACAGCATCAAAAAAGTATCAATGCCATTTAGTGAGCGGCGCCATGAGGCTCGATTCGTCTTTAAAACCTTAGTCACAATTCAACAAGGTGATAAACAGGCCACTGGTATTACTCATGATATATCGAGTCGAGGTTTACAACTGACTCTAGATAAATCAGCTAATTTCAACGAACCGGGTCCGGTTACATTATCATTTCCACGCCTGCAAGCCGCTGCTGGAAAAACTAATTTATCGAATTTACCTTATCAGCTAATTCGCAGCCGGATGAATGGTGCAACTTTGCATTTGAGTGCCATCATTGGCCACTCCCCGCATGAAGGCGTTGAGTTTTTAAGTAAATTAATTGCTCACAATAAACAAAAACTCGAGCAATTATCAGATAATGAAGGCCAGAAAAAAGAACTGGCTGATGGTATGAAAAATCTCGTGATGCGCCAATTGCCAGGAGTGCCATATTTTATCGAAAAAACAGTAAAAGCGGCACAAATGGCTTACATAGGTATTGGTACCACGACTGATGAAATAAGCCATTTATTTGCTCAAGACAGCGATAAGGTACTGCAATACAATTTAAAGCCACTACTAGACAACAATGTATTAAAACAACATATTATAGACCCTATCAAGTTAATGAAACCCACTCATGATATGGCCTTTTTTGAAGTGTTTATGCAACTCACCCGCCACCCTAGAGGTACAGTACAGATCCAATGTAAACTTAAATCAGAACTGGGTAATAGAGAACAACAAATTCAATTTATTACCCAAAGTAAAAAAGTGGGTCGCTTCATGGCGTTAAGGGTGTATATAGGAGCAACTGAAAAGCCCGATATGAGTTATATTCGACGCGAGCTAGAATATATCCACATTCATGCTAATCACCGTGCAAAGCAATTAGAAGAACAATTATGGAGAGTTATCGGTTCGGGTGAGCTATTAGATATTACTACTGAAGTTGAAATCCGTTTTCCAAGCTTAATGATACTAGCCTAA
- a CDS encoding PilZ domain-containing protein → MDDRRKFSRIFFAASAHLAQTEQTWRTKILDLSLNGALVELPSGYTGQLNSILTLEFVLPDSDIELKMEAAIVHKTPEHLGLKCTHIDVDSITHLRRIIELNIGDAELLDRELTSLITPAP, encoded by the coding sequence ATGGACGACAGACGTAAATTTTCTCGTATTTTTTTTGCAGCCAGTGCTCATCTCGCGCAAACAGAACAAACTTGGCGCACTAAAATTTTAGATTTAAGTCTTAACGGTGCATTAGTAGAATTACCATCTGGGTATACAGGTCAACTCAATAGCATTTTAACCTTAGAGTTTGTGTTACCCGACTCTGATATTGAACTCAAAATGGAAGCGGCAATTGTCCATAAAACCCCAGAACACCTGGGCTTAAAGTGTACTCACATTGACGTTGACAGCATTACCCACCTGCGCCGAATTATTGAACTCAACATAGGCGATGCTGAGTTATTAGATCGTGAGCTTACGTCGTTAATCACTCCAGCGCCTTAA
- a CDS encoding alpha/beta hydrolase gives MTIELLQDSLFIPYRDGQLHLRHIRPSLPTALGIPILMLHGAMSNGRVFYSSSGRGLGCFLANAGFDVYVMDTAGRGLSEPKIHRDFTLGQGEVIREQLPLVQQFILQRHPLVNKVHWCAHSWGGVLMASSLARYSHLQSSVASLLTFGSKRTIKVKSFKKWLMVDFFWNRFAPFYIGRQGYFDACRLRVGMDNESSASLLQTIDWVRGDWVDHDDNFHYAEAATKAVWPPAWFIAGKNDHVLGNPSDVRDMIDECGFSQVKYTLLAKEKGNLLDYNHAGMLTERQAEQDHFVQIKQWYLSM, from the coding sequence TTGACTATCGAACTCCTCCAAGATTCACTTTTTATACCATACAGAGATGGTCAATTGCACCTTCGGCATATTCGTCCTTCATTGCCGACAGCCCTAGGTATTCCTATTTTGATGTTGCATGGGGCTATGTCTAATGGAAGAGTGTTTTATAGCAGTTCTGGCCGTGGTTTAGGCTGTTTTTTAGCTAACGCTGGTTTTGATGTTTATGTGATGGATACCGCAGGACGAGGCTTAAGCGAGCCTAAAATTCACCGTGACTTTACGTTGGGACAAGGAGAAGTCATCCGTGAACAATTGCCACTAGTGCAGCAGTTTATTCTACAGCGTCATCCTTTGGTTAATAAAGTACATTGGTGTGCCCATTCATGGGGCGGGGTGTTAATGGCCAGTAGTTTGGCTCGTTATAGTCATTTACAGTCTAGTGTTGCATCGTTATTAACCTTTGGTTCCAAACGTACTATCAAAGTGAAGTCATTTAAAAAATGGCTTATGGTCGATTTTTTCTGGAATCGTTTTGCGCCTTTTTATATTGGCAGACAAGGCTACTTTGATGCCTGTCGACTCCGTGTTGGTATGGATAATGAGAGCAGTGCATCATTATTACAAACGATTGATTGGGTGCGAGGTGATTGGGTTGATCATGATGATAATTTTCACTATGCAGAAGCCGCAACTAAAGCGGTATGGCCACCGGCATGGTTTATCGCTGGTAAAAATGATCACGTATTAGGCAATCCGTCAGATGTACGCGATATGATTGATGAATGTGGTTTTAGCCAGGTTAAGTACACTTTACTCGCCAAAGAAAAGGGCAATTTACTGGATTATAATCATGCTGGTATGTTGACTGAACGACAAGCCGAGCAAGATCACTTTGTACAAATTAAACAGTGGTATTTATCAATGTGA